Genomic segment of Mucilaginibacter sabulilitoris:
TGCGCCCCTCAGCAAAGGTCATCCCCAAAGTCTTAAAATAGTCATCAGACACCCATATCGCGCCGATGTTCACATTTTCGTCGCTCGCATTTTTACCCGGCCACTTCTCCAGCGAAAAATGACTGTACACCTGTGTTGCCGGTGAGGTTGATGAGGCCACGCTCTCTACCAATCCTAAAGATAGCAGGTCGTTTTTCAGCGTTTCATAATGCTGTGAAAGGTCGTTGTTCATGTCGGTCATCATTAATCTGTCGGCACTGTAACCTGTCGGCCGGTTCTTCACATACTGTATCTGCTGGTAAACGATCACGGTACTGATGATCAACGCGATGGAACAGGTAAACTGCACCACCACCAGCACCTTCCTTGGCATGGATGCCCACCGGCCCATCTGGATACTGCCCTTCAGCACCTTAACAGGGTTGAACGAAGACAGGTAAAACGCCGGCCGGCTCCCAGCTATCAAACCAGTAAACAGACAAATACAATCATAATACCCCAGAACCCGATATTGCCATAAGGAATATGGACATCGGCACGCGTCAGCGTATTGAATGCCGGCAAAGCCAGCTGAACCAGCAGCAAACCCAGCAGGAACGATATAAAAGTGATCAGGACAGACTCCAGCAAAAACTGGTAAACCAGATCGATACGCGCCGAGCCGATGGCTTTGCGTACGCCAACTTCCCTTGCCCTTTTTTCAGACCTGGCAGTAGAAAGGTTCATGAAATTGATACAAGCTATGGCCAATACCAGCATACCGATAATGCTGAACAAACGCACATATTCTACAAAGCCGCCAACAACTTTGCCATTTTTAAACTCGTTATATAAATGCCAGTCCTTTAAAGGATGCAGTATCACCTCAGGCTTTAACGACCGCATCTCCGGGCTTCTTTTATTGACGATATCCCTGATCTTTGGAGCGATCTGCTCGTATGTCACGCCCGGCTCCAGCGCCACGTAGGCAGAGAATGAATTGTAAGTCCACTTGGTACGACCATCTTTGATCCAGCCCTGGGTGGCTTCTGAGTAGGCAAAGGGCACAAGATAGTTGAATTGCAGCGTAGCATTGGCAGGGACATCGCGTATAACACCTGTTACCGTCATGTTCTGCGAATTATCAAACCGCACATTTTTCCCCATCGGATCGGCATTGCCAAACAACGCTTTTGCCGTCGATTCGGTCAAAACTATCGAATAGAGATCTTTTAACGCTGAATTGGCGTTGCCTTTTATAAATGGATATTGAAATATTTTGAAGAATTCCGGCCCTGCAGCACCTCCTTCCATGTACAGCTTTTTATCGCCGACCCAAAGGCCGTGGTTCATGTGGCCTATATCGTCAGCTTCAGCAACGTACTGTATGCCGGGGATCTCTTTCTTTAAAACATCAGTCAGTGGCAGAGCTATGGAAGTTTGGGTACTCGTGCCGTTATGCTGCGAGGTCAGGTTCATTTCAACCTGGTATAATTGTTTATAGCCTGGCAGAAAACGATCATATGAATATTGGTTAGTCACCCATAAACCGATCAGGAGTGCCACGGCCATGCCGGCTGCCAGGCCGAGGATGTTCAGCATGCTGTAAACTTTATTGTGCAGCGTATTGCGCCAGGCAATCTTTAAATAATTTCTAAACATAAAATTGCGGGTTAATTTCTCATAAGACCACTTGGGAGTGACTTCATGACACGAAATTATTGCAGCGGGGCGGGAATGAGGGGTCAAGTTATAAGATGAACCCTCTTTTTTCAGATCGCTACTGTATTCTCCCGGGGTTTTCCCGGTCATTCGCCGAAAGGCCCGGCTAAAAGTTGTTTTTGAATTAAATCCTGAGTCAAAAGCAATGCCCAGCAGGGTTAGCCGGTCATAAACAGGGTTCTGCATTTTCCGGATCACCTCAGCAATACGATATTCATTAACGAAATCATTAAAGCTTTTTTTGAGCACCGTATTGATGATCCGGGATAACTCATGGGGAGTCAAGTCAAGCTTTTCAGCCAATGAGCCTAAGCTTAATTCCGGGTCCTCATAATAACGGGTTTCTTTAACGACTTTCTTCAGCCAGGTACCTTTTTGCTTCAGTTCCACAGGCGGCAACGGCCTGGAAACAAAAGGCGCATGGACCGGCACTCTGGCATCCAGCCTTAAAAAGGACACGATTGCAATTCGGATGAAGATTATTGCCAAAAGGAGATACAAAGGATAACAAGTTTGGATATCCATCTGGCCATGATAATAAAAATAATCCGCGGCGGCATACGGAATCCACAATAGCCATAACAGGGCGAAACCCGTCAGCAAGCGATACAGCCACCTCAATTCGTAGCGGTACCGGTCACGTACATGATTAAATTTCAGCTGCTGATAAAAGCCTTCAATTAGCCTGAAAGACCAATACAAGTAGGTGCTGACCGAAATAAACGCCGCCAGGTGCAATACCGGGCTCATTTGCTGAAAGGTCAGCGTATTATATGTAGCCGCCCCCGTCTTTATACTCTCCTTAACTTGAAACACCAGGACACCCTGTTCCAGCAACAAGGGGCTGAAATGCAGCAGATCCTTTGGGCGGAATTTATATTCCGGCCGGGTAATTTTAAGCACATAAAAAAAGATCAGTGGACCAAGTGTCAGCGAAAATTGCAGCGGCAGCCAGCTCCAATGGGGAAGGTAGGTACCCAACCGGATATCAATGCCCAATACCCGGACTATCCACAAAACGATGGTTGCCAGGGCCAGGCCAAGAAACCTGTTGGCAGCCAGGTTAATCCTTTTGGTGCACCACAACAACAGGGTAAAAGTCAGCCCAATAAATATCACTCCCAGGAAGACCAGGTCATATATATTGGTATGGAATGTATAGGTGTTCAAAGCAGATCAACGCGCGCAATTGCTGTTCCATGTTTATAAGGCATTGACAGATAGTTCATTGTCTGGCAAATATTATAACAGTTGTAACAAAAACGAACATGAACTGTACGGTTTCAACAATGATTTGACCCGTCCTGAAAAGACTATACATTTTGTTAGGTTAATCCTGATTGAACAATACATCAGATTTTGTTAATCCTGATTAGTACTGTCCTGTTCGGTTAGTAAATATAATTCATAAACGAACAGTGGCTTGTTTGTCGGGTTGGAATGTGGGAAACTCACAGAGTTTTCCATATTTCAACCCGTTTTTCTTTTTTTGCTTCTTTTTTTCTTTTTGCCGGTACCTCCTTTTTGTGAATAACAATAATGATCTACAATCGAGTTTATTTAGACAGCCTTAACTACAGGGTTTTCTTTTTGCCATTTTCGCTGATAGCTTTTCCAACGCCTTTTAAGTGCATGCTGCTGAGTATGCGCCTGACTTGGCGTTAGATAGTCACAACTGCCATGTGGCCTGACCTCGTTGTAAGTCTTGATACTTTTTTCTATTTTCTGCCGGGTCTGTTCAAAGTTCAGCGAGCTGCTATAGAGATTGAACTCTTCTTTAATAATCCCGTTCATCCGCTCGGCCAATGCATTCTCATATGGATCTCCGTTTTGTGTCATGCTGATTTGTACACCGTGAAACAGGAGCACGTTTACATAGTCTTTCGAGCAGTACTGTGATCCCCTGTCAGAATGATGGATAAGCAGGCGGTCATGGTATATGCGGTTATTTAAAGCCATTTGCAACGCCTCTAGGCAGCCTTGCGCCAGCATATCGTCACGGAAGCAATAACCCATAATCTTCCTGGAGAAAGCGTCTGTGATCAGCGACAAATAGCCCCATTGATTCATTACCCTGATATAAGTCATATCACTTACCCAAACCTGCTCTGGCCTTGCTACCGGCAAATCTTTTACTAGGTTATTGTATTTATGCATCCAATGCCTGGAATCTGTTGTATAAGCCTTCTTTTTACGTTGCCGGATCAATAGCTTATGAACGCCCAGCAAATCAAATAAATAATCCCTGCCTACAACAATACCATGGGATTTTAACCGGGGAGCCAGCATGTGTATCATTTTTCGGGTTCCCAGACGGGGAAGTGAGTCCCTGGTCTCATAAACCAACTGCAGGATGATGTCTTCTTTCAAAGAATCATTCTGCGCTCTCCATAAATGATCGTAATGGGCATGACGGGTCTTGCCAAACAGCCTGCAAAGAACCTCCCAGCTTAACTGGGGATAATCTTGCTTAATTATCATGACTGTTTGGCTCCAGGCTTTTTTCTGATGGCTATTTTAAATTGCTCCTCTGCAACGTCGATCAGCGTATTAAGGGCATGAATCTTTAATTGCGCTTCCTGGAGAGCTTTTTTCAAAGCCTGTTTTTCAGAATCTGCTGTATCGGGCTGTTCTGTGGCTTTTTTCTTCATCGCATTTCGAGAGTCTATGACAAGATCGGGATTTTTTCTGGAAGCTGTCTTTAGCCACCGGACTAAAACATCGCCACCCAATTCATAAGTCTTTCTAGCCTGGTGCCTCGTTAACTGCCCTTGCTGAATTAACCGTATAATAGTTTCCTTTTCTGCTTTACTCAAATGCTTTCCCTGACGCTTTGCCTGATATTCAGGCGATCCATGATCGCGCATCCAGTCTGATAAAGTACTTCTGGCTACACCATACTTTTTGGTAAACACACTTCTGGCAACGCCATGCTCAATAGCTTTGATAATCTCGTCTCGAACGGCTACCTGAAAATGACCCTGTTCCGAGAAGCGAACCATTTGCATTAATTTTTCCTCTTTTTTCATCTTACACTAATAGTTTTAGTGTATAGTTTTTTTAGGACGAGTCAATTAAAAATCAAGCTATGTAAAATGGTTTGTTTCGATAGTAGATTAATGTATTTTGGACTTAAGAAGCATACTTAAAGGGATTCAAGACTGATTGCATATGCTTTTTTTTGTATGATTGGCCCTAAGACTTACCTCAATCATTTATTCCTTTTCCACTCAAAATTTGCGGGATATATTTTTCAACCCGCGACTCGCGAGTTTTGGATTGTTTGGGGGTAGAGAAATGCAGCAGGTATGCTCTTTGCCTTCCCTGGGTTAGTGCCTCAAAAGCAGTTTTCAGGGCAGGCATGTTATCTAATTTTTGTTGGAATTCGTCGCAAATGGCAAAATCCCTGGTCTTTTTAAAAGTAACCTTCAATCCAACTTTTTCTACTTCAATGGCTTCAAAAATATAAGCTTTCAGGGCGGGCTTCATCTTCATAATTTCCCCAACATTGGTAAACCTGATTTGTCGCGCCGATTGTACATTCTCGGTTTGCTGTATCAGGATGCCTTTGGTATCATTAAGGAGGGCGCCTTTAAAAAACAAAAGCGCGCAGTAGTCTTTAAATACATGTATTAAAACAATGTTACTTTGCTGATACGTGTAACAAGGAGTGCCCCACTTCAATTCTTCGGTGAGGCCACAATCAAGAATGATTGTTCTCAATTGCTCCAGCTCTTCATGCCATTTATTGTCCTTATTAAAATAAAAATCAACCTTTGGGTTCATGCTATTACTTTAATGTAATGGTTATTATATCAAACGCTTAACCAACCGCGGAAGCCCCTGGCGGCATAGTAAGATTCTGCCCCGTTGTGATAAAGGAAGACCGTATTGTAGCGACGATCACAAAAGGTAGCTCCGCCAAGTTTCCTGATATCGGCAGATGTTTTCACCCAGCTCGAGGTCTTCAAATCAAACTTTCCAAATTTTTGCAATTCGCGATATTGTTCTTCCGTTAAAAGCTCAATGCCCATATCACGAGCCATTTCAACAGCGCTGTTTTCGGGTTTGTGTTCTTTTCTTGCCTCCAGAGCTTCATGATCGTAACAAAAACTTCTGCGGCCTTTCGGGCTTTCTGCCGAGCAATCATAAAAAATGTAGGCACCTGTGTCTCTGTTATGGGCAATTACATCCGGTTCGCCCCCGGTTATTTCCATTTCATTGAGCGACCACAATTTTTTGGGATCAGCTTCCAGCCGTGCCTGTACGCCGGCCCAATCTAAACCAGAATGGCGGCCTATGTTTTTTTCAAAACGGGCTTTCAGTATGCCAAATAGTTGTTCCTGCTGTTCTGACGATAATTTGTTGTTACTCATACTTTATCAATCTTAGGTTGTGTATTGGTTTATTGATTGGCTGACATAATTTTTCTTTCGGCCGGCCGGAAATACCACGATATTGCAGTCAGGATAAGTAATAGCAAGGCCGGAAATATTTCCTTAACTGAATCGCCCAATGCGATATGCGAAAATATCGCTCCCGACATGGCAAAGAAGAAGCCTGCATAAGCCCATTCCTTTAATAAAGGAAATTTAGGAATAAGTACCGTTATAACGCCCAAAAATTTCCAGATACCCATTATAGTCAGAAAATAAACCGGATAGCCCAGATGTGTAATGCTATCCACACCTCCCTGACCGGCTTTAGCCCTGAATAACTGTACTAATCCGGTCGATAGCATTCCTAATGCAAGCCAGATAGTAAAAATCCAATAGATAATTTTATTTCTCTTCATCATAAGATAACGTTTTTGTAAGGTTATATAACTGATAATCAATGCCCGCAAGGGTTCAGACTTGCAAGCATTGATAGTGCCTGATTATTGCTGCTGTGTAATAATATTGAACATCCAGCGGATGCCAAAACGGTCTTTGCAGGTGCCCCAATATCCCCAGAATTCATCATGTGGCGCCACTGCTTCTGTTCCGCCTTCCGATAGCTCGTCGTACAATCTGTCGGCTTCATCCCTCGTGTCGGGGTTTAAACTGATGGTAAAATTGTTCCCTTCTACCAATTTTTGCCCCATGCTTTCCAGCATGTCGGTAGCCATTATCTCCAGGCCGCCAAGTATGGGTAGCGCAACATGCATTACCTTGTTTTTGTCGGCTTCTGGTAGTGGTTGTCCTCCATCCTGGGGCGGCATGTCTTTAAACCGCATTAATGGATTAGAAAACTCTGTTCCGAAAATTTTTTTGTAGTGGTTAAATGCTTCTTCGGCATTGCCACTAAAGTTTAAATAAATTGATACGTGTGCCATTGTTTATAATTTGGTTTTATGATTTTGATTGGTCTGTTGATTAAAGAGTTATTTTGATTTGTTTACTATTTCTTCTAACCGGTTATGTGCCATGTTGATGCCCTGCGCAAATGGTAACTTCAGCAGCTGGTCTCTTTTTGCTACCGATTCATATATAGTGTGTATTATGAGTTTGCTGGTATCGGCGGTAAGCTGTTCAAATTGCAGCAGTTCCAACTGTACACCGAAAGGGGCATTCTCCATTTCAAATGTCCGGATGATTTTTTTGTTTGAACTAAACTCATGGATTGTTCCGTTGGCCCGGAATACTACATTCCCTTTAGCATCTGATGTTTCAAAAGAATAACCACCATACTTTTTATTTTCAAGCCTCAGCACTTTAGTTCCCATCCATTGTTCAACAATTTCGGCCTCTACATATGCTTTAAAAAGTAATTCCAGCGGTAAATCAAATTCCCTTGTAATCACTAATTCCTGCTTGCCCTCTTCGGCATTGATCTTTGTTTTTCTTTCCATGACAGGTTATTTTTTGGGTAGATAGTTTTTCATTATGGCTTCCAGTTTGTTAAACCTGTCATCCCACATTTCGCGAAATGGTTCAATAAATTCTGCTATTTCTTTCATTTTTTTTGCATTAATATGATAATGAATTTCCCGGCCGGTTTGCTCTTGTTTGAGCAATTCGCACTCGGTAAGTATTTGGAGGTGTTTGGAAACGGTTGGCCGGGCGGTGTCAAAGTTTGCAGCTATGGCACCGGCAGTCATAGAATGTGTAGCAACCAGCAGCAGTATGGCCCGCCTTGTGGGGTCGGCAATGGCTTGGAATACGTCGCGTCTTAAATTCATAATGTAGTTATTTGACTACAAATATAAATGTAGCTATTTAACTACGCAAGTTTTT
This window contains:
- a CDS encoding ABC transporter permease — encoded protein: MNTYTFHTNIYDLVFLGVIFIGLTFTLLLWCTKRINLAANRFLGLALATIVLWIVRVLGIDIRLGTYLPHWSWLPLQFSLTLGPLIFFYVLKITRPEYKFRPKDLLHFSPLLLEQGVLVFQVKESIKTGAATYNTLTFQQMSPVLHLAAFISVSTYLYWSFRLIEGFYQQLKFNHVRDRYRYELRWLYRLLTGFALLWLLWIPYAAADYFYYHGQMDIQTCYPLYLLLAIIFIRIAIVSFLRLDARVPVHAPFVSRPLPPVELKQKGTWLKKVVKETRYYEDPELSLGSLAEKLDLTPHELSRIINTVLKKSFNDFVNEYRIAEVIRKMQNPVYDRLTLLGIAFDSGFNSKTTFSRAFRRMTGKTPGEYSSDLKKEGSSYNLTPHSRPAAIISCHEVTPKWSYEKLTRNFMFRNYLKIAWRNTLHNKVYSMLNILGLAAGMAVALLIGLWVTNQYSYDRFLPGYKQLYQVEMNLTSQHNGTSTQTSIALPLTDVLKKEIPGIQYVAEADDIGHMNHGLWVGDKKLYMEGGAAGPEFFKIFQYPFIKGNANSALKDLYSIVLTESTAKALFGNADPMGKNVRFDNSQNMTVTGVIRDVPANATLQFNYLVPFAYSEATQGWIKDGRTKWTYNSFSAYVALEPGVTYEQIAPKIRDIVNKRSPEMRSLKPEVILHPLKDWHLYNEFKNGKVVGGFVEYVRLFSIIGMLVLAIACINFMNLSTARSEKRAREVGVRKAIGSARIDLVYQFLLESVLITFISFLLGLLLVQLALPAFNTLTRADVHIPYGNIGFWGIMIVFVCLLV
- a CDS encoding IS3 family transposase gives rise to the protein MIIKQDYPQLSWEVLCRLFGKTRHAHYDHLWRAQNDSLKEDIILQLVYETRDSLPRLGTRKMIHMLAPRLKSHGIVVGRDYLFDLLGVHKLLIRQRKKKAYTTDSRHWMHKYNNLVKDLPVARPEQVWVSDMTYIRVMNQWGYLSLITDAFSRKIMGYCFRDDMLAQGCLEALQMALNNRIYHDRLLIHHSDRGSQYCSKDYVNVLLFHGVQISMTQNGDPYENALAERMNGIIKEEFNLYSSSLNFEQTRQKIEKSIKTYNEVRPHGSCDYLTPSQAHTQQHALKRRWKSYQRKWQKENPVVKAV
- a CDS encoding YdeI/OmpD-associated family protein codes for the protein MNPKVDFYFNKDNKWHEELEQLRTIILDCGLTEELKWGTPCYTYQQSNIVLIHVFKDYCALLFFKGALLNDTKGILIQQTENVQSARQIRFTNVGEIMKMKPALKAYIFEAIEVEKVGLKVTFKKTRDFAICDEFQQKLDNMPALKTAFEALTQGRQRAYLLHFSTPKQSKTRESRVEKYIPQILSGKGIND
- a CDS encoding DUF4256 domain-containing protein; the encoded protein is MSNNKLSSEQQEQLFGILKARFEKNIGRHSGLDWAGVQARLEADPKKLWSLNEMEITGGEPDVIAHNRDTGAYIFYDCSAESPKGRRSFCYDHEALEARKEHKPENSAVEMARDMGIELLTEEQYRELQKFGKFDLKTSSWVKTSADIRKLGGATFCDRRYNTVFLYHNGAESYYAARGFRGWLSV
- a CDS encoding DoxX family protein, translated to MMKRNKIIYWIFTIWLALGMLSTGLVQLFRAKAGQGGVDSITHLGYPVYFLTIMGIWKFLGVITVLIPKFPLLKEWAYAGFFFAMSGAIFSHIALGDSVKEIFPALLLLILTAISWYFRPAERKIMSANQ
- a CDS encoding VOC family protein → MAHVSIYLNFSGNAEEAFNHYKKIFGTEFSNPLMRFKDMPPQDGGQPLPEADKNKVMHVALPILGGLEIMATDMLESMGQKLVEGNNFTISLNPDTRDEADRLYDELSEGGTEAVAPHDEFWGYWGTCKDRFGIRWMFNIITQQQ
- a CDS encoding SRPBCC domain-containing protein, whose amino-acid sequence is MERKTKINAEEGKQELVITREFDLPLELLFKAYVEAEIVEQWMGTKVLRLENKKYGGYSFETSDAKGNVVFRANGTIHEFSSNKKIIRTFEMENAPFGVQLELLQFEQLTADTSKLIIHTIYESVAKRDQLLKLPFAQGINMAHNRLEEIVNKSK
- a CDS encoding ArsR/SmtB family transcription factor, translated to MNLRRDVFQAIADPTRRAILLLVATHSMTAGAIAANFDTARPTVSKHLQILTECELLKQEQTGREIHYHINAKKMKEIAEFIEPFREMWDDRFNKLEAIMKNYLPKK